CCTGCCGCCATAAACATCGTTGAAGGCAGGGGAAAAAGTGTCATAGCCGACATTTTGGTTCCAAAGGACATCGTTGCCAAAAAGCTCAAGACCACAGCAGAGGCGATTGTTGAAGTGAACACCGCCAAAAACCTGGTCGGTTCAGCCGCAAGCGGAGCGATGGCATTCAATGCGCATTACGCTAATATGGTTGCAGCAATATTTTTAGCGACAGGTCAGGATGCGGCACATGTAGTTGAAGGATCTCTTGGTATCACAACAGCAGAAAACCGTGACGGAGACCTGTATTTCTCAGTGAACCTGCCTGACTTGCCTGTGGCCACCGTCGGTGGAGGAACAAGTCTGGAAGTTGCTCAGGAAGGATTGAACATTCTTGGTGTTGCAGGGTCAAACCATGCTAAGGAATTTGCAGAAATCGTTGCATGTACCGTTTTGGCAGGTGAATTGTCACTTGTTGGAGCATTGGCTGCAGGACACCTTGCAAGAGCTCATCAAGAGCTTGGAAGAGGCTAAAATGAGTGATTTTGAAGAATTGTTTCCAGAGCTGACCCTTGAAACCGATGACATAATCATGGAGTTGGCAATTAAGAAGGATTATTCACAGATTAGGGATTTGGATAAAAGAAAAGAGGAGTTTATCAAGGACTTGCACGATTTCATTGATGAATTCAGTCAAACACCTGAATCCCGTGAATTCATGGCTTTTTTTGATTAGTATTTGGAATCTATCTTTTCAAATACTTTTTTAACATTCACTTTTGTCTCAAAGCATCCTGTCTTTTCAAGCAGGACTCCTTGAGGGTAAAAATCGGAAAGGAGCATCATCATTTGATTCAGGTCTTCATGACATGCCACACCGAGCACGCTTTGAAACTTGTTTTCCATGACTATTTTTTTGACGAAGCTGGATCCAGGCACAATGTATAGCTTGTATCCCATAGGTTCCGCTTTCTTTTTGATGACTCCAATTGAGCACAGTCCGCATTCGGTGCAGTTCAGACCTTCCTTTTGCAGTGTTGCAGGACAGTCCTTGTGCCTTAAGCAATGAGGCAGGAAAATCAGTGTCTTGTCTGCGGGGATTTTCTTGTACTGTTCCTTGTTCAAGTCGTTTCTAACCTTGATTGCGATGTCGTCAATGAGATGGTCGTCCAGGTTCAGGAATTGGGCTATTGTCTTGAGAGGTGAATACAACAAATCGACAATATACAACAGGAATCTTGGGAACTTTA
This is a stretch of genomic DNA from Methanobrevibacter thaueri. It encodes these proteins:
- a CDS encoding DUF116 domain-containing protein, whose translation is MIFIDSFYMFVGQLVVFLIVIIAILIIIFLILALFMAKKNQIKFPRFLLYIVDLLYSPLKTIAQFLNLDDHLIDDIAIKVRNDLNKEQYKKIPADKTLIFLPHCLRHKDCPATLQKEGLNCTECGLCSIGVIKKKAEPMGYKLYIVPGSSFVKKIVMENKFQSVLGVACHEDLNQMMMLLSDFYPQGVLLEKTGCFETKVNVKKVFEKIDSKY